From Aedes albopictus strain Foshan chromosome 1, AalbF5, whole genome shotgun sequence, one genomic window encodes:
- the LOC109431569 gene encoding protein obstructor-E isoform X1, giving the protein MLKSIVLIAVFAVAATHAQFKCPKNRGQFEHPEQCDKYYVCDEGVATEKICPDGLVFDQTIRLANKCDQPFNVDCGDRLELQEPQGTSDYCPRKNGFFSHPDPAICNVFYSCINGEELEMSCTGNLHFDEKSGTCVWPDVAARTGCATNAYKKLSDGFECPKEVRHDKNGLTILHPNYPHPTDCSRFYYCLNGIEPRQGQCDAGLVYNEDIQRCDNPDNVPECKDWYKDEDDKKSN; this is encoded by the exons ATGCACAATTCAAGTGCCCGAAGAACCGGGGCCAGTTCGAGCATCCGGAGCAGTGCGACAAGTACTACGTGTGCGATGAGGGCGTAGCCACGGAGAAGATCTGCCCGGATGGGCTCGTGTTCGACCAGACGATCCGATTGGCCAACAAGTGCGACCAGCCCTTCAACGTGGACTGCGGCGATCGGTTGGAATTGC AGGAACCCCAGGGCACCAGCGACTACTGTCCACGCAAGAATGGTTTCTTCAGCCACCCCGATCCGGCCATCTGCAACGTGTTCTACAGCTGCATCAACGGCGAAGAGCTGGAGATGAGCTGCACGGGAAATCTGCACTTTGACGAAAAGTCCGGAACGTGCGTTTGGCCCGATGTGGCCGCCCGTACCGGCTGTGCTACCAACGCGTACA AGAAACTCAGCGACGGTTTCGAGTGCCCCAAGGAAGTCCGTCATGACAAGAATGGCCTCACCATCCTGCATCCGAACTACCCACACCCAACGGACTGCTCCCGCTTCTACTACTGCCTGAATGGCATCGAGCCCCGCCAGGGACAGTGCGACGCCGGACTCGTCTACAACGAGGACATTCAGCGTTGTGACAACCCGGACAATGTTCCGGAATG CAAAGACTGGTATAAGGATGAGGATGACAAGAAGTCGAACTAA